In the Rhododendron vialii isolate Sample 1 chromosome 2a, ASM3025357v1 genome, CCTtagtaaaaataccagaaattaacaagttttctagataccttgaataatttcgtgAAGAATAGACTAGggtttttctcctctttctcttctccgctttctcttctcctcttcccaaccgtctctctctctctctctctctctctctctctctctctcttatatatatatatatatatatatatatatatatatatatatatatatatatatatatatgtacgaGAGAAGAATGGGGAGACATATCTCCCCAGGATACTTGTAAACCTATATAAAGATTATCTTGTGCAAGCGAGACCTATTGTTAACTTATGTTCTAATTGTAAATCACTTATAAGACCCTCGCCAGTTCTATTATTTACGGTTTTTAACCCCCAAAACatatagttcaattaaaagtaattgaaataccgaaatatccggGGCGGGTATTAcacatgaattgcttgcattacttgtcttgttgtaaagcataagtaattttcactccaaaggcgtccgtacatgtggcgttatgctttaagttgtgatattagcatgatagaataatatagagtttgatgatcttgctagtttagtttcaagattacaatgaatgatttatgattacgtacgtgaaaagtcctaccgcggagtcgttgcatgaaaacgagacacaaaaatcgagaaaatagaaacatggcacctagggtgtggttaatgatgagatgtgttttgaaaaaaaaagaaaagaagaaatattttgaaaccacaaatgaggccggatgtggtagcccattgtgtggtgtgtgtgtgtgtaccaatgggaacccggagcggcggaaccattgtgcggatacacGGGAATCtggagcagcggaaccgaggtaaggtgtgtggcttggttaccacGGAGAGGTGTCAatgccaattgtgtgccaatgggaacccggagcagcggaaccattgtgcggatactcgggaaccaggagcggcggaaccgaggtagggtgtgtggcttggttaccgcggagaAGTGACAATaccaattgtgtgccaatgggaacccggagcggcggaaccgaggttgagtgtgtaaaaacgattttagaaatgttgatttgggaaaataaaaagtggaaaatggagacacggtttacgagatattgcgtaggagaaactcagaaatcacgaacaccaacgttagttgaatagtgaatgtgaatgtgaatgtgtcattgttaattgttttgttaaaatacgcatgtactatgtggatctcactgattctatgcccttttatgtgtaagttatgggttagcgggtatgagattgttctgctgagctttcgtagctcatggtgctacctttggtgaccctgacatattatactggtggcgacgctggtataatgtgtcagactttatAGATGAACAAGGAAAACTCTACACTTTGGAGACTtccggagccgaggagctggctaggatggaggagcaggcggagcagtagatagaaaccctagtttcctctccttttgttgaatgaaagtactcttgtgagaattatgatgtaatattgagtcagactctatttagattttcaatgaaaatatctatttaacattcccaaaattcggggcgttacaatttcaaccaatagaatgAGTCTTCATCCATCAAATCGCTTGCTCTTAAGTCTTAACATTTAGTTAACATTTATGTTGTTTGGCTTAACTTAAGGGATTTGGcttattgggttttttttaaaacttccgCTAAATTTGAgtcaatttcttgtttttcttttttgattggtcatacttgaaaaagtaaaaaaaaaaatagggtatATATTtcaaataggaaaataatttctacatttcattttttgattatggcactctcttttttgtcttttagtgagaAAAATGTACACAAAAGCtttactaaaagacaagaaatgaaGTACCATAATAAAAAAGGAAATGTAGAAATCATTTTCCTTCAAATAAGTTGGAGTagttttttaaacttttatgaTCATGTGATTTATGATCTGTACTCCGCTGTTCTGATCATGTGATTCATGtccccttttatttatttacttaatgtTGAATAAAGTTATGGATACATATGAGAATGTGCATATCATGTATATATAAGTTTTATGAAGTCCACctcgagttttaaaaaaaatgatttgaaccgcccattatttttaaaatattttttttatggagccccgtaaaaaattagcataatccgatatcggtaagaatttttttggaatttgtaagggcgaaactacttaactgttCAGTTTTGTCCCTATGTATTCCCGAAAAATCCTTAATgctatcggattgagctgattttttataggtgtttaccaatttttccttCGATTGAAATTGACAGAGATTTCGAGAAacaatgccaacaacaaaaataagggcgaatgcggctatgtctccacaagacggatccgtggttccacgccgtatttcaagacttcacCGGAAGAGAAATGACAATCGAGTCAAATGTGAAATTGAtgataagaaagaagaagaatggaagaGATTCTTCCATCAATCTTCAACGATTGATCTATCGCCGTGAGTGACACATCAAAGATCCTAAGTTaagcttagaatatgaaattctactcctactcctaattataacccgaataggttagtagtgccaaaaattaagacaaataaagatagactttgatttgttggagagagattacaataaagtcttaaaagactatttatagaaaacaacaaacgtaggaaataacttcttaacttctccactagtcttcattcattcatttgcttccacttgtcaaaataactttCCACTTCCCatcaaatgtgtaggagcatcACAAATGTCATTTTTAACTTCCACATGTGTAGGAgcaagccaagtgtcctgcatgcaaataacaataataaaagaaatattaatactagttctaatattaatacgaatacttaataataataaaataggatgcattctcataattgtcacctttcggtcgatcattGACAGGCagtgaaatatggtgtaaacaatagggctccataaaaaaatattttaaaaataatgagcggttcgaaTCATTTTTGTAGAACCCAAAGTGGACCCCACTAAATTCATATGTACATAGTATGTACATTGCATATACACCTATAGTAGTAGTCTCTAAATTCCTTAATTTTAATGTTTCTAGAATTGTGATTCATGTCCCcttttatttacttaattttaatgttgtgatcatgtttatcaaaaaaaaaaaaaattaatgtttctAGAATTGACAAAGAATCCCCACAATGCAACTAGGTAACCATATGGCATATACTGTActgctttatttatttatttatttatttatttatttttacttcgGAATATTTACTACTACTTTATTTTAAGGAGCCGGCTGCTTCGCTCAAGACTGTGGACACATGGGTGCCGTCGTAGTATAGGTTAAGGTTATtcttagaggtgtcaaatgggtcgtgccggcacggcacgggcacggggcagcacggcacgtcacaggcacggtattggcctggcacggcacgacacagcacgattgtagtgggcccggggcacggcacgggcacggaagtgggcggcacagcacgggcacggcacgaaagttggcctggcacggcacggcacgacacagtcgtagacgggcacgacacgggcacgggcacaaaaagtggacaggaacggcacggcacggcacggttctagcaaggcacgggcacgggcacgagcATGGGCACGACCTGGCACGAGCATGGACACGAAAGGACACGGCACGAggcatgggaaaaaaaattaattaagccaaatgacttttttttttaaaatttaaaaaaaattaaacaatttctatttggtaaaaaatatttgtttacctttttttaaaggtaaacaactaagatatttaattttttttaaaaaaaatttattaaaaaatcacgtttttaaaaaatcatttttttaattttaaaaaaactatcaaattttattcggtaaaaatatttgttttgtttttgttagtaaaattaaataggctttggacctttggtttgcaaatttaacattacaacacaagataacaagtaaaattaaaaaaacttatcaaaatatttatggtgcaagagtaatttaatatgaaaggaAACGTGCGAAAGTCGtatattatttaccccaaatctaacaagaaataagaaaaaaaagtgtcaaacaaaaaagaaaaaaaatacatagtagaaataagggaaataaataaataaataagggtTAGCTAGACAGCCTGGACTAGGACTCGAACCCAGGTCCTTAGGTCCTTTtatacacaaacaaaccactaTGCCACCAATTAACTTgtattatgaatttgaaaaattagtatatattatgtagctctattatataaaaacaAGGCCATCAAGCAGTAGCCACACAATCGCAACGCAATCACAACGATCGATACCATTCAATGCATTCATTTTGTTGTGTTTAGTGTTTTAAtcattggatccaattttttcGTGCATCAGATTTTGATAGCTCTTTCATCGGCACATtgattcattgtttgattgaattttttttacgtcTGATCAAGTATGTAGCGATAAGCATTTTACTTGATTATTGACATGAATGATCAAATCCCTCCCAtataaaagttagatggttctgatttttaaaaaatagcttaAGCAGCACTTAAGTAGTGTATTATTGGACTTTAATGCCTCTAGAAGAACTGAATGTGCTTCGATCATGTGGTTTCTGACATTCGAATATCACCTATTCAggtgagaatgataaatttgataagacgtgaaatcgtaacggtttagatcgaacattcAGGAAAAAGAGTCTGTAGCTACCTTTCAAATATATACATCAAACTTAGTTGGTTATGAAGCAAGGTATTCTGCTATAATATAATGTACGTTAGCCACACgatcacaaaacaaaaatgacgATCCGtactgttcattttgttgttctctATGTTTTAATGACTCTCACCAATTTTTGGGTCTACCGGATTTTAAAAACTCCTTCATCAAgacgtagattcattaatagaaaaataaacgTTATAAacaatcaagtatataacgataaccaaattactttatttttggcaaGAATGATATAATCGCTCCCacataaaagatagacggtttcgattttcaaaaaaaagctCAGGCCGCCCTCAAgtgatgcattataggactttacgaGAATTTTCCGTTATTGGTGCATATGGATTATTGGCGTCTCGTACGCACATGATCATACCGTTCATATAAAAGGGGAAGAGATGTTGCCCTAGCAGacatctctgattctctctctgcctctcacaaTCTCACTCTCTCAAGTCTCTCACGACTTGCAGTCTCAGGCCAGAGCAACGTTCGGAAATCTAACGTTCGGAATTGTCAATAGATAAAtccgatctctctcactctcaacgTTTGAATCTCACTCTCGTCTCTCTGACACTCTTCACTCTCAACGTTCTGATtctcaacatctctctctcactctctccgtctctcgcTGCTCTCCACTTTCAACGGTGACTGGCAGTGGTCTGGCGGTGAGTCAAACCGTAGATCGACTGCCGTTTCCGATTGAGGTCGTTTGTTTGCCCGACTGAAGGCCCCTGTCACGTTCAGCAATTTGTCTCTGAAACGCGACGACTGAGGTCATTTACGGTGACAGACGTGTACGACGAGTTTCCTTTTCCGGTGACCGACGTCAACAGATCTAGCCCTTCCCTTTCCAGACGTCAACAGGTACCTCTCTCACTTTCCTCTCCAGACGTGAACAGATCTGGGTTTATGGTTTCTATTTGTTGATCCTGATTTGATTTGAGTGAGTTTTTTCAATGGTTTTGAGTTATAGTGATCTCCATAAGCATGTTAGTAATGATGCATatatgagatttgattttacgGCGGTTTAATTTCCAATAGATCAACTTTTATAcggtatatataatatatataatataattagaGGGTCACATGCATTGACATGAACTCACCTACAGGAATTAATTGATCTCAACATAAAATAATTTCTCCAATCAAATCTGATCATGTGGTTGTTAGTATGAGTTGGTTGCTAACTTTATGGAATAGTTTTCAGTTTGAAATTAAGAGTTTTGGTGTCCATTTCTCACGCCATTAGTTGTCAAATGGAGAGGATCAAAATCCAATTCTATAAATTGCATGTACATGCTTTATTCATGTCCCCAATTTCTCTTATTGCATATGAACTCCTACCCACAAGTATAAGGAAAACAAGGTTTAGCAACTAATGAGCAACTCACGTTTCTTGCCTTTGGTCGATGTAGTGGTGGCAACAATGGAACCTTCGTAAACAGCACAGCCCCGGCATTGAATTCTTGGAGCTCAAGTTCTTCTTCCCACTACCTCCATGGCTGTGGTTCAACACGTGCGGTTATTCTAGTTGGAGTCCTATCATTGTTTGCGATTTTCCTGTGATTCATATGTTAATGGGTTGTTTGCCAGTAGGGAATTTTAGCTAGATGGCAGTTTTTATTCATTATGTGCCCATGTAGAACTTTGTCTCGATGTACTGCTCCTGGCCAGTTTTTTCCTCTATGTGAATATGTTGCAGTTGAAGGGTTGGGAATTCGGATGGGGATGTGTTTTGACTGGTTAATTATTCTTTTTAAGGTTGATGATTCCTTCAGTTCTGATTGATCGTTGATCATCGTAGAACTCTCTTTATCCATCCCATTTGGTTTATATAGATGTCTCTCTTAATGGAAAACAATCCTCTATGTGAATATGTTGCAGTTGAATAGGCTTGAGAATTACTTGAACTGAAATCTTAGAACTATACAAAGCAGTTGAAATTGCAGCCTTTTGAAGTACATAATGTCTTGACAGTATTAGCCCAATAATAACCTGCATTTAGTTGAAATCTGCATAAGGCGGCCAGTTGGGATTTTTCTTACCTTTGCGAGGGctataaaaccaaaaaaactctACTTTTGAAGTTATGTACATTTTTTGTGTGGAAATTGAACAGCGTTAGGTGGCAGAAATAACCAGAATTTCACCGGTACAACTGAAGCAGCTTGGATTTTGCCCGATATTGTGGCCTGAAAGGGACTTAGGCATGGCtgttccttttcattttttacaagACAATGCATACAAACTTGAGACCACAATGATTTTCGCActttaaaatttatcttttagtgcCTTGGAGTGCAGTGAGGCACACAAGGATTGAcaatggaaaatggaaagtgaTTCCTATCATAAAATTAATGACATAGCATTTTTTCGATACTCTCCtatttatttttagaatttaCTACTCTCTCCATTTTggatagaggtgtcaaatgagACTTGTGCGACAATAAGGATTGAAAGCGCAAGCGCAGATTAACTGAGCCATTTACCAAATTCGCTTGTATACTAACCGAAAAGTTGTTTAGAGATTTATCAAGTAGGAAGCTGGAAAAGCGAGGAAAAAGAGGAgacgttcaaagaaaaaaaaggaaagaaggggCAATCGAAGTCGAATAGCaaatggcacgacacgacacgattgaaaacggcacggcacgacacgacacgatttcaaaaacgggccggcacgacacgacacgattggcaaatggcacggcacgacatgacacgatttaaataaacgggccggcacgataCGACACGATCgacaaacggcacggcacgacacgatttgaGTAAATatagtaaacgggccggcacggcacggcacgaagcacggttagcacgaagttaaacgggccgtgccggcacggcacgacccgtttgacacctctagttaTTCTTCAGTGATTCAAATAATTCTCTGCCTACACTATACGTTATACTATATTTTATGTGATCCATTTTGAGTctcacaaaaattcagaaaaatattcataaattttaaattattgttttatggggtcttgtaaaaaatcaacttcaacggagatcggtaagtattatttatAGAGTTGTCGggatgaatccaaaagtaatacttaccaatattcgttagagctgatttttttataggactttagaaaataatattttaaaatttatggatattattttggattttttttttggaccctAAATGAGCCCACATAAGATGTAGActgactttgtttggttctcctctCAGAAATAATCTTTCCAAAACTTTTGACTCcgtatttttcgtctttagtgattttttatcaaacttttttacttattttatactttttgaatGTACATAACATACCTttaatcaaaaagtaaaaagaatttgtcaaaatgttaaaaaaatttactaaaaacaaaaaaaaaatacgtgaatctataaaaaaaatttatctcaaaaataaatctcaaaattaCAAACCAAACAGTGCAACTACTCCTATATTTTTGTAAATTCCGATCACCACACAAGTGTAACGAATCCATGTGCCGCTATTAATTACTACCATTTCAAATTGAATTTCTTCATCGATGATCGGCACCGAGAGACctacgtacgtacgtacgtaaTGGGTGGCTTAATTATTATTAAACCAGAAAAGAATGAGACTCCCACCCACCGCCTCCAATGCCACTCCTCTAAATTAGAGTCTGTCCAACACAATGTGAATAGGATATATAGGAGATCGATCGAGAACCCTCTCTTTTTTACTGCTCCGTACtacttaaaataaaattaatgggATTCGAGCCGGTCAACTGCTTTAATTTGTTGGCTAGTGTTGACAAATGCTCCTATATGCGTACAGATTCGGATCACAACTAATCTTCCTGGACGTTGGCTGTGACaactgaaaattttcaagtcatgataaccaggtttttttttaccaaaagtTAAAAGGTACCTATTCATCAAAGATCCCTGTGGATAAAGGTCGGAAGTCCAAAGATCGGACACTCCAACATAAAGAACGTATAAACACATAGATATGCCGCACTACAGAATGAGAAGAAATTAGCCTTCTAAAGAAGGACAAACCCCCCAAAAGAGAAGACaatattaaaacaaataacaaaataaaagaagcacCACCGAGACATCCGCCACCACTCTTTCGCAACCACCTTGATAAACTCGTAATCATCACCTTTGCTTCACAAAATAGGAACATATTGTTGGGAGGTGGTCGTCTAGCAAACACGGTAGATGGTGTCAAATCACAGATCTGAAAAGATAGATGCTGAGAATAGTTGTGAACAACATCTTACCCGCAACCAGTGAAATCGAAGCCCTGTAACGTCGCCGGAAAACGATCTAGCTAAAAAGTTCCCGATGGACGTCTGAATTTCAGTCGCTGGATTGAGAGAGAAGACGATTTGACGGTGGGAGAAAGagaacagagggagagagatggggggTGGAGGAGATCGGAGGGGAGGGATCCCCCCCTTCCGCCGCCTGTCAATAACCGAGTTTTAAGATCCAATACGTCTACACTGAACTGGCGGATTAAGGTGTtccaatttctaaaaaaaatactttttgaaaaaagaaggtaatttcaaagtcaattataatgaaaatggaaaatattttttcaaatatttttgcaccgtttaaaatatcttaatgagatctatcaaacaagatccatgttagtaggaaaattatttgcgtaaacatatgatttttgaacttgaaattaccttcttcttccaaaaagtactttttttgaaaagtggaaCACCCCCTAGGTTTACAATTCGAACGCACGATATTGTTGTTGGTTTAtggccaataaaaaaaatttgaatgtatATTACCTATCAATTTtatttaagcaaaaaaaaaaaaaaatttctgactCTGAGcgacattttttatttttatttttgcattaaGTCTATCCTTACCGCACTTTTTTACTGCACGAATTGGCGCACCCCGTGTGGGGCTCACCCCagatcccacaaaaatacagaaaaatatccataaattttaaattttttttatggagcattataaaaaattagctctaaTGGATTTTAGTAgatatattttctgaatttgtaaaaaCAAAACTGAATATTTGAATAATTTTGTCCTTACGAATCCAGAAAAAATACCTACGggctttttttttcctacctCTTTTTAAGAAGATCACGTTTGGGGGGATTTCCGCTTGTcaatttaggctcaatttggacAATTTTAGCCCCTATTGCTGGAGTGTTGTGCTTGCTCGGTCGTCCGGGATGGTCATTTTACGTTTAGAACATAGTGGGCTACGTGGCGCTGAAGAGAAACCCTCAGGCTTTCTCAACTCTTCCTTCGccgttctctctccctctctcaccacGACAGACAAACcctcatctctccctctccactcAGGGCAGGCGACTCTTGAGCACCAGTGCAGTCCAAATTTCCGGCAACCAACACAGCTATCGCGACGGTGAGTCACTCGCACTATATCAGTTTAACAAGTTTTGCATGTCTCTCACTGGTCTCAAATCAActccctttttcttcttcttctcctctctttctcttcgtAACTTTTTTTGCAGAGTTTATCACAGAGCTGATTCCGTTCCCGATCTACACTTTTCCGTCTACATTTTTGGTAAGTTTTTGGACATGATTTCGGTTGTACAGAGGGaatgttttgtttgttaaatttCAGATTTTCTGCGAAACCGTGGGAAAAAACTCGATCAAGTTTCTTGAccaatttctttttccaaataatTTCTTAGTTTCAACATATTGGATAGTGGTTTCGGCTTTGATCAGTTCCCTTGGCCTGTGCTGTTTTGGAATTTTTAGTTTTGCTTCTCCCTTCTTTTGCTCTTTGTGGGCCGTTCAGTTTTTTTCACAGTTTTTTAGATTGGATTTCTTGAGCGCCAGCTTTCATCTTTATGCTCTGAAAAGAGTAGTGGGATAAAGATTACTTTGTGTAACTTTATTTCCTTAAATTTATTTAAGACTCGTAGATTGGTAAAACTTATTTCGCTGAATTTGTAAGTGCTTCTCCTTAGTCGGCTCTCTAATTGTATCAACAATCATCTTTATTTGTAAGTGCTTCTCTTTTGTTTGCTTAAAGATATGCTTCTAATTAATCCATACGATTTTCgtagctatttttttttttcaaatctccAATGTATAGCAAACATATTtttccaaaaccctaactcctCCAATGGATGGACTTTAAACTCCAATATGTAGTGATGTGTTTAGATTTACTGGACTTATATTTACTCTAATATGTGGAATAGAGCTCAATTCTTGGATTGGTATTTTGACTAATAATTTGGTATTTGTGATTGAAGAGTGAGTAGATAATCAAATTAGCACATATTATGCAGCTTATTAACAAGATAATTTGCAGGATTGACAAGTCCTGAATCTATGTAGGGAAGAAGCTTTTATATTTGATTAAAGCTAACATGTTTTAAATCGAAATTCGTAAGTCTTAGTTGGTAAAAGAGGACATCATGGCATAGATATTAACAAAGGTACTTAGAACGCACTCTAGGATTTAGACTCTATTGTTGTGGTAGGATCCATATGATTTGATTTCACTCCAGCTGCTACAAAAACAACATTAGATATGTAGAAATCAGAACTATTTTGCTTTAATTTCTTACCAACCAAATGGAAGTTTAGTTTTTGGATACACTTTCTTATTTCTCCGCTTTCCAGTCTAAAGTGGGTCAAGCCTATTGGATTTTTGTAGTTTATCGAGTGATTTTGAAAGCTGAAGCTGAAGTGGAGCTCCGAAGTTTTTTGGAAGGATTTTGGGTATGTTTTCTGTTCACTTTTCCAGGTTtcgaaagaaaatttattaaatattagCCATGATCtttattaagtgtttttttggAATCCTGGTTATTATGAATCACTAAGCAGATTAAAAAGTTATTAGCCCCATTTGGACATAATCGCATTTTGTTGGGTTACTTAGTAGGAATAGTTGATGGTGTTGATTATCCCTTATTAGTTCAATA is a window encoding:
- the LOC131317723 gene encoding uncharacterized protein LOC131317723 gives rise to the protein MVILRLEHSGLRGAEEKPSGFLNSSFAVLSPSLTTTDKPSSLPLHSGQATLEHQCSPNFRQPTQLSRRVYHRADSVPDLHFSVYIFVYRVILKAEAEVELRSFLEGFWVCFLFTFPGFERKFIKY